Below is a genomic region from Neisseria zoodegmatis.
GGCTTGAAAGATGCTAAAGAAAAACTCAACGGCATCGAAGGCTTGTATTTCCACACCTTCACCAGCGAAGACGTGGTGCGCCATCCTTTGGTGCAGAAAATCGTCGAAGCCTACGATGCGGCTGATGCTGCGGAAGAGAAAGCAAAACAACAACCCAAATTGCCGCAAGGCCAGCATTTGGCCTGATTTGCAATGGTTTAAAGCAACCGCGATTGCAAACATCCAATACCTTTAAATCCATGATGAAAGGCCGTCTGAAACCGATTTTCAGACGGCCTTTTTTTTCTGAAAAGCCTATAAAAATATCAACAGCATAAGAACCTTTATCGGCAAAAGCTGTCTTCACATGCAGGCTCGCCGTGAAGCGCAGGATAACAACGCTGCTGCGGCATTCTATATTGAAATGTTTTTCATCCAATAAAAGAAAGGCTTAAAATGAAAAAAGGATACTATTTAAAACTTTCCATTTTCTTTGTGATAGTTTCAATTATCAATTTTGTGGTTGTCCATAAGCCGAACAGCACGCCTTACTTAGGCTATTTCTTTGCCGTGGCCGCCGTAGTAGCCTTTGTCCTCCATCTTAAAAAAGGCTGATCAGGCCGTCTGAAAACATACAGCTTTCCCCGCAGCCCGCACATCCGGCGGGCTGTTTGCTTAACTTAATCAGGCCGTCTGAAACCCGCAAAGCTGGTTTTCAGACGGCCTCACCAAAAACAACTCCGTCATGATGAATCAAAATTTGCTATAATCGGCAACATCTTGATTTCTCGAAACAACACATGCAAAACCTTCAATTTCCCCTCAACTTCACCTTCAAAATCTTTACCCCGTCCAACGACTTTACCGTGTTCGATGCACAAGGTAGAGAAGTAGCCTACACGCGCCAGAAGATTTTTAAGATTAAAGAATCCATCGAAATTTTCCGCGACGGCAGCCGCAACGAAAGACTCTATACCATCGATGCCGACCGTATTATCGACTTCAACGCCAACTACACCGTGCGCGACGCAGCGGGCCGAACCATCGGCAGCATCAAGCGCAGCGGCATGAAATCATTGTGGAAAACCAGCTATACTCTCAGCGATGCAGCGGGCAATCAGCGCTACACCCTGCACGAAGCCAACCCGTGGATAGCAGTGGTAGACGGCATCGTCGGCGAAATCCCCTTTATCGGCATGCTTACCGGCTATTTCCTGAACCCGACCTACACCATTGCCACGCCCGACGGACGCGAAACCTACCTTCTCAAGAAAAACGCCTCGTTTCTCGAACGCAAATTCAGCTTGGAAAAAACCGCCCAAGCTCCGGCGGAAGACGATGTGTTGATGCTGAACGCCGCCATGCTGCTGATGCTGCTCGAACGCCGCGACGGCTAATCTATTCAAGGCCGTCTGAAAACGAACTTTGTGAGCTTTGCCAAAACCTGCATTGAGCTTTTTTCAGACGGCATCACGGCATTCCCCCCGCCGCCGATTCGGCTTACAATACTCCGTTTTTTCACACACACAGACATTACCCATGAAAATCTGGTTCGGTTTGGGCAGCCGCCCCGACTTTCCGCAAGGCTCCGCCGTTACCATCGGCAATTTCGACGGCGTGCATCTCGGCCACCGCCACATCCTGCAACGGCTCAAACAAGAAGCACAAAGCCGCGGCCTGCCCGTGGTTGCCGTGATTTTCGAGCCGCAGCCGCAAGAATTTTTCGCCCGCAAACAAGGCCGCGAACTACCCTACCGCCTCAGCCCGCTGCGCAACAAACTGCACCTGTTGCGCGAAACCGGCTGCGTCGATGCCGTGTGGGTGCTGCGTTTCAACCAAGCCTTCGCCGACATCAACGCCCAAACCTTCATCAGCCGCCTGCTGCGCGAAACCCTCAACACCAAATACCTGCTCATCGGTGACGATTTCCGCTTCGGCGCAGGGCGCGAAGGCGATTTCGCCCTGCTGCAAAGCCAGCCCGACATGGTTACCGAGCGCACCCCTTCCGTGCTGGTGGAAAACATCCGCGCCAGCAGCACCGCCATCCGCAAAGCCCTTTCAGACGGCCTCTTGGAATACGCCCGCAAACTGCTCGGCCACCCCTACACCCTCAGCGGCAAAGTCAAACACGGTGCCAAGCTTGGCCGCACCATCGGCTGCCCCACCGCCAACGTGCAGCTTCCCCAACACCACTACGCCCTCAGCGGCGTGTTTGTAGTTGAAGCGGAAGGCAGCTTCGGCATCCGCCGCGGCGTAGCCAGCTTCGGCTTCAACCCCACCGTATCCGCAACCCGTCGCCAAAAGCTCGAAGTGCATTTGTTCGACTTCAACGGCGATTTATACGGCCAACGCATCCGCGTGCGCTTTCTGCACAAACTGCGCGACGAAGCCAAGTTCGACAACATCGACGATTTGAAAAAACAGATTTGGGCGGATATGGATGCGGCGAGAAATTGGCTGGAAGCCTGAACGTGCTTCCCAACAAGCCATCTGAAAAATTTTTCGCTGACAAACCCCTGTTATTTATCAGATAATTAACTTTTATTCTCAAGGAGATAAAATCATGGCTAAAACCATCATCCACACCGACAACGCCCCCGCCGCCATCGGCGCATACAGCCAAGCCGTGCGCGCGGGCAATACCGTTTACATGAGCGGCCAAATCCCGCTCGACCCTGCCACCATGACCGTGGTCGGCAACGGCGATTTCCGTGCCGAAGCGCACCAAGTGTTTAAAAACCTGCAAGCCGTGGCGCAAGCGGCGGGCGGTTCTTTAGACGACATCGTTAAAGTCAACGCCTACCTCACCGATTTGGGCAACTTCGCCGTATTCAACGAAGTGATGGCCGAATACTTCAGCCAACCCTTCCCCGCCCGCGCCGCCGTCGGTGTAGCCAGCCTGCCCAAAGGCGTGCAAGTGGAAGCGGAAGCCGTATTGGTGCTGAACAGCTGATTTAAAATATAATGATAATGCCGTCTGAACACATTTTCAGACGGCCTCACACACCTCATCCAACCACACGGATTCACATACATGGCACATTATGCAATCGGCGATATTCAAGGCTGCTTTGCCGAACTCAACGCCCTGCTCGCCAAAATAGGCTTTAACCACGGCACCGACACTCTGTGGCTCACGGGCGACATCGTCAACCGCGGCCCGCAGTCGCTCGAAGCCCTGCAATTTGTGATGAAGCACGAAAGCAGCATCCGCACCGTGCTCGGCAACCACGACCTGCACATGCTCGCCGTGTCCTACGGCTTGGGCAAAATCAGACGCGGCGACACCATCGCGCCGATTATCGAACACCCCGAAAGCCGCAAAATGCTCGACTGGATGCGCGCCCAACCCCTGCTCGTGCGCGGCGAAAAACACGTTTTGGTTCACGCCGGGCTGCTGCCGAAATGGGACATCGACAAAGCCGAAAGCCTCGCGCTCGAAGTCGAAACCGAATTAAAAAGCGACCGCGCCAAAGACTATTTCCTCAATATGTACGGCGACAAACCCAAAAAATGGAAAAACAGCCTCACCGGCTACGACCGCCTGCGCATGATCACCAACGTCTTTACCCGTATGCGTGCGCTCACCTTCAAAAACAAGCTCGACTATGATTTCAAAGGCGGGCTTAAAGACATGCCCGACGACCTGCGCCCGTGGTTTGAAGCCCCCGAACGCCAACACTTGAGCCATACCATCGTATTCGGCCATTGGTCGGCACTGGGCTATCTCAACAACTACCGCGTCATCTCGCTCGACACCGGCGCACTGTGGGGCGGGCAGCTTACCGCCATCAATCTGGACACCAACGAAGTAACCCAAGTCGCTTCGCAAAGCAAGCTGCACTGGGCTACGGCTTTGTAAGCTCGTCACGCATCTGCATTCCCGCTTCGGCGGGAATGTTTTTTTTGTTTGAAAATCATTGAGCAAAGTTCTCGGCGATACCCGGATATGGTGGGTAATGTTAAAGAGACAGCACGCCCGTCATACTCGGGCTTGACCCGAGTATTTTGTGCCCTTCCCTAAAAAATGTCCGGTTCAAACCCGAGCATGACGCAACGGCGGCTTGACTGCAAAGACCAAAGCAGGACTTCAACAGCTTGAGGCCGTCTGAACATTTCCCAATATTAGGCGGATATCTAATCCGTTTCTATCCGCTTCTTTGGCTTGGCTTTTGGTGTGCTGTTTCTTTCACTATTTTTAATCGGAATGTCGAAACGCATAGAGCAATAAAAAGGCCGTCTGAAATTTTCAGACGGCCTTTAGATTCAAATCAAATCAGCATTGAACTATTAAGCAGGATCAAACGCTGCTTCGTAGATGCCGATAATCTGCTCTTTGTTGGCTTGAATCGGGTTGGTAAAGCCGCAAACGTCTTTCAAAGCGTTGTCGGCCAACACGCCGAAGTCTTCCTGTTTCACGCCCAGCTCTTTCAAAGATTTGGGGATGCCGACGATACGGGCCAGTTTGGTAATCGCGTCGATCACGTTCAAGCCTTTCAAATCGCTGTTGTATTTACCTAAAATGGCGCCGATTTCGTCCAAACGCTCTTTAGCAGCCTGTTGGTTGAAGCGCTCAACGTGAGGCAGCAGCAGTGCGTTACACACACCGTGTGGCAGGTCGTAGAAACCGCCCAATTGGTGTGCCATCGCGTGAACATAGCCCAAAGAAGCGTTGTTGAACGCCATACCTGCCAAGAATTGGGCGTAAGCCATTTTTTCGCGGGCTTCTTTGTTTTTCGGTTCGTGAACGGCAGTGGGCAGATAGCCTGCAATCAGTTCGATGGCTTTCAGCGCGCAAGCGTCGGTAATCGGTGAAGCAATAGTAGAAACATAAGCTTCCACTGCGTGGGTCAAGGCGTCCATACCGGTAGCTGCCGTCAGCGGAGCGGGCATACCTTCCATCAAAGAAGGATCGTTTACCGACAGCAGCGGCGTTACGTTTTTATCGACAATCGCCATTTTCACATGACGGGCTTCGTCGGTAATCACGGCAAAGCGGGTCATTTCAGAAGCCGTACCGGCAGTGGTATTGATGGCAATCAAAGGCAGTTGCGGTTTTTTCGATTTATCCAAACCTTCGTAGTCTTCGATTTTGCCGCCGTTGGTGGTCACAATCGCTACTGCTTTGGCGCAGTCGTGTGAAGATCCGCCGCCCAAAGAAACGATGAAATCCGCACCGGCTTCTTTCAAGGCTGCCAAACCGTCATTTACGTTGGTTACGGTCGGGTTGGGCTGTGCTTTGTCGAATACTGCATAATCAATGTTTTTTTCTTTCAACAAACCGCCGATTTTGTCGGCAACGCCCATTTTGCTCAAACCGCCGTCGGTAACGATCAATGCTTTTTTCAAGCCCAAAGCGCTAATCACATCCATCGCTTCGGCCAAGGCGTTTTCGCCCAAGATGTTTTGAACGGGCATAAAGAATTGTGTTGCCATGATTGTGCTCCTTAGTAGTTGTGTTCGTTATTTGAAAGAAATCCATCAATGCCATGATTTTTTATGAACGGCATTGATGTGTTGAAATTGCCATAAGGCAGGAGGCACTGCAATCGAAACACGTTGAAATTAACGGTTTTTTTATATTCCAACGTTTATTTGAAACAAATATAATCTTTTTTTAACATAATTTAAATCATCGATTGCGCTTTGAAACTTTTTTCAGACGGCCTAAATGTTTCAAAACCGCTTTGCAAAGAAAATGTTTGAACTGCTTATCCAAAATCTTTTCAAACCCCCTCTTCCCGCCATTCATCCATAAGAAAACGGCGTTTCCCGACAAGTTTTACCCTGCCTGTGGAAACGCCGTTTTTAATTACCAATATTCAATATCAGCCTGCCGCAACATTAAGAAGGCCGTCTGAAAAAATCATTCGATATTCTGAACCTGTTCGCGCATCTGCTCGATCAATACTTTCAATTCCACCGAAGCCTGCGTGCATTCGGCGGCAATCGCTTTGCTGCCGAGGGTGTTGGCTTCGCGGTTGAGCTCCTGCATCAAAAAGTCCAAACGCTTGCCGACGCTGCC
It encodes:
- a CDS encoding LURP-one-related/scramblase family protein encodes the protein MQNLQFPLNFTFKIFTPSNDFTVFDAQGREVAYTRQKIFKIKESIEIFRDGSRNERLYTIDADRIIDFNANYTVRDAAGRTIGSIKRSGMKSLWKTSYTLSDAAGNQRYTLHEANPWIAVVDGIVGEIPFIGMLTGYFLNPTYTIATPDGRETYLLKKNASFLERKFSLEKTAQAPAEDDVLMLNAAMLLMLLERRDG
- the ribF gene encoding bifunctional riboflavin kinase/FAD synthetase; the protein is MKIWFGLGSRPDFPQGSAVTIGNFDGVHLGHRHILQRLKQEAQSRGLPVVAVIFEPQPQEFFARKQGRELPYRLSPLRNKLHLLRETGCVDAVWVLRFNQAFADINAQTFISRLLRETLNTKYLLIGDDFRFGAGREGDFALLQSQPDMVTERTPSVLVENIRASSTAIRKALSDGLLEYARKLLGHPYTLSGKVKHGAKLGRTIGCPTANVQLPQHHYALSGVFVVEAEGSFGIRRGVASFGFNPTVSATRRQKLEVHLFDFNGDLYGQRIRVRFLHKLRDEAKFDNIDDLKKQIWADMDAARNWLEA
- a CDS encoding RidA family protein — its product is MAKTIIHTDNAPAAIGAYSQAVRAGNTVYMSGQIPLDPATMTVVGNGDFRAEAHQVFKNLQAVAQAAGGSLDDIVKVNAYLTDLGNFAVFNEVMAEYFSQPFPARAAVGVASLPKGVQVEAEAVLVLNS
- a CDS encoding symmetrical bis(5'-nucleosyl)-tetraphosphatase, translating into MAHYAIGDIQGCFAELNALLAKIGFNHGTDTLWLTGDIVNRGPQSLEALQFVMKHESSIRTVLGNHDLHMLAVSYGLGKIRRGDTIAPIIEHPESRKMLDWMRAQPLLVRGEKHVLVHAGLLPKWDIDKAESLALEVETELKSDRAKDYFLNMYGDKPKKWKNSLTGYDRLRMITNVFTRMRALTFKNKLDYDFKGGLKDMPDDLRPWFEAPERQHLSHTIVFGHWSALGYLNNYRVISLDTGALWGGQLTAINLDTNEVTQVASQSKLHWATAL
- a CDS encoding iron-containing alcohol dehydrogenase, giving the protein MATQFFMPVQNILGENALAEAMDVISALGLKKALIVTDGGLSKMGVADKIGGLLKEKNIDYAVFDKAQPNPTVTNVNDGLAALKEAGADFIVSLGGGSSHDCAKAVAIVTTNGGKIEDYEGLDKSKKPQLPLIAINTTAGTASEMTRFAVITDEARHVKMAIVDKNVTPLLSVNDPSLMEGMPAPLTAATGMDALTHAVEAYVSTIASPITDACALKAIELIAGYLPTAVHEPKNKEAREKMAYAQFLAGMAFNNASLGYVHAMAHQLGGFYDLPHGVCNALLLPHVERFNQQAAKERLDEIGAILGKYNSDLKGLNVIDAITKLARIVGIPKSLKELGVKQEDFGVLADNALKDVCGFTNPIQANKEQIIGIYEAAFDPA